AGCCGGGGGCCCAGCTCAGACCCAGGGGGAGCAGGGTCCATGCCCGCCCATGAGGGGCCCCCCCCGGCCAGGGTCTGTGCCCCACAGGGCAGCAGGGACCCCGTGGGGTTGAGGACGTGGCTCGACCCTGAGCTGGGGGGACCAAGGATGGAGATGAAAGGGCCCCCCTGGGGCTGGCAATGCAGCGTGTGGGGGAAGTAGGAGACATGGGGGGGCTGGCCGGGTCCCggctgtcccctgccccagctttcTGGGGGTGATGAGCCCCAAACACACCACGGTGCAGCTGCACTCCAGCCCCACAGTGCTGCCACGGCACAGGCACCCACGTCCCCGTGTGCCGCCCACCTGGGCCGCGCCGTGCCCCACCGTGCCCCAAGCCCCTCGCAGCTGCCGGCCCCCAGCCCACGGTGTCCCCAGTCCCCATCCTGCACCACTGACACGGTCGAGCACTGCGGGGCCGCAGCACCCACCGCCTTGGGCTCAGGCACCGGTGAGGTATTTTGGCAAGGACGAGCCCCAGGGggagccggggcggccgccgtGGGGTGGGACACGGGTCTCAGCTGCGGGAGGGTGGCGCGGGGGGGGATAGCACCAAAAGAcctccccggcccccgcccgcggGGTGCTCGCTGCGGCGGCACGGCAGCACCGGCAAACCCAACCGAAAGGCAAATGGCTGCAAAGATGTGGGACGGCCGGGATGGCACTGGGAGGGCTCTGTCGCAGCCCCGCACCTCCCGCCCTACACGGTGGTCTCGTactccagcacctcctgggggACACCGGGCGTGCGGTACTGCAGGCGTGGGGTGGTGGGCGACGCGTACTCCAGCGCCAGGATGGTCTTCCGCAGGCGCCGGTCGATGAAGTGGGCGTCCCAGGCCGGGTACTTCTTCCTGGGCAGGTCAATGCGGATGACGGGCCTCTCTGtccgcggggcgcgggcggccggCGCTGGTGGAGCGGAGGGTCTCACCTGGAAGACGGGCACGCAGCTGTCCCGCTCCCCCGGCGCCCCATCCCGCTCCCCCGCTGTAGTCCGCGGCAGCGAGCGGGGGGGGCTGGTGACGGCGTCCGCGGGGGACCCCGGTGCCGGGGCCGGCCGCTGCCGGAAAATGCAACCGCCGACACGGGGGCTGAACATGGGGCCGTTGGGGTGCAAGAGGCAGTAGTAGATGAACATGAAGAAGATGCCAAGGGCGAAGCTGGAGCTGACCACACAGACAAGGATTAAGGCGTCGAAGTCGGAAGTGGTCTTGCGGTCGTAGTAGAGGAACCAGAGGATGGTGAGGGCGGCGTTCTCTGACAGCGTGATAACATAGTAGATGCACATGCGGTAGCGGCTCCGTCCCTCCTTGACGTTGAACCAGCAGAAGATGTAGATGATGCCTACCACCATGTTGTAGATGATCTCCTCCCACTTGGACATGCAGAAGTCCGTCTCACCCTGGATGATCCAGAAGGTCATGATGCACCAGTGGGTGACGATGAAGATGCCGAAGTAGAGCTGGAACACGGAGGCGAAGAGGGCGAAGGCGATGGCGCGGGCGGCGATGGTGAAGAGGTGCCACAGGATCTGCACCACGGCCCCCTTGTAGGACATGGGCATCTTGTCCTCCCGTGAGTCCCGTAGCACCTTCTGGTAGGAGGCGATCATCCACGCCAGGGAGACCAGCGAGGCCGAGGCCGAGAGCCCTGTGGGCACAAAGCGGGGAGGGGCAGTGAGAGCTTGCGGCAGCCCCGCGTCGCCCCTTCCAGCCACCCCCgtcccccgccgcggggcccgtgTCCCTTACCCTGCAGCGGCTCGATGGTGTTCTGCTGTACCATGATGCTGAGCTGCAGCACGAGCTGGGGCGCGCTCTTCAGGAAGGTTTCCAGCAGCCGCAGCATGCTGATGTCCGCGCTCTCGAACATCATCCGCCAGTAGAAGTGGCGGCGGCGGTGCTCGACCTGCCACCGGCTCTGCAGCCCCAGGTACAGCGTGCGGAGGTACCTGCGCGAGGCAGGGTGGGAGGGTGAGACGAGCCCCCAGCGCTCAGGCAGCCGAGCTCACCTCCTCTTGCCCGTGCGAGACGTGCCCCGTGACCACTGCCAACCCGCTCCAGCGAGCACTTCCCCCCCTGATTTGGGGCCACGGAAGGCCCCCCCCgctgggggtgcagggagctgcagggtgcTGGCGATGCTGAGCTTACCCCTGTCCCACCCTGGACCCCCGAGATGCTGGGAAGAGGCAGCTTGTGCAAAGCCAGGTCAGCACCCTGCTGCCCTGGGGCTCACCTGGCCATCGCCCCACTGCCCACCCGGCCATCACCCCACCCCGGTGCTGCCCTTGCACCCTCTCCCCCACGCAGGGTCTGGCTTCCCACCCcagctggggacccccccctcagccccgctcTCTGGCCACCCGTGGATTTGGGgtgccctggccccagcccagaaccacgtccggctgcttctcaaaGGGGATATTTTGGTCCTGGCTGGCGTGGAGCccaccctgcctccccctgccccagccaggacGGAGGCACCAGCTGGTCGTGCCGCGCTGCCCGCGGGAAGCTCCTGGGCGCTCGTGCCGGTGTTGCCTCGGCTTTTGGCAGGGCTGCGGGCGCGGGCGCACGCCGGCCCCGGCCATCTGGTCGTCGGCCGGGGGTCAGCGGAGGTGTGCGTGGCACCGACGCACACGCCGGCTGAGTCACCGCCACCAGGGACCCCTCCCTGCGGCACAGGGCCAGATCCAGGCACCGCAGGAGGGGACGCGGGGCCGGACAGGCAGGGCATCCCCGGGCAGCCCTGCTTGCACCATGGGCCGGTGGCTCCGCTGcctcggggggaggagggagccggatgaggaggaagacagaaagaCGAAGCGGGAGGATGTCGGACCATAAAGCTTCCTCCCAGCCGAGTAAAACCCTCACGCAGAGCGACGGCCTCTCCATCAGCTCCAGAAAGCGCTGCCAGCTGACTCCATTAGCCTGACATGCGGGAGAAACCCTGATCCCAGCACTTTCGGCTCATCCGTCAACAGGAGGAGGCAAGAGCTGGCCCTGCTCCCGCCACGGGGACGGCTGGGTGCTCCTGCCCCTGGGCTGCACAGCCCCGAGACCACGGTGGGGGCCATCAGCTGGGGCCACCGAGGCCCCCGTGCCACCCTGCTGCCATCTGCTCCCACCCCGGGCAGCCCCACCGGCTCCCTCAGCGTGCAGGAGGGCAGGGTGGGCATGCGGGTCCCATGGGGCTCCTGTGGTCCTCCCCAGTGAGGCCCTGTCACCGCCTGCCCCATCCCCTCGCACTGCCCTGCTGGGAGCCCCAAAGAGCCCCCCCGCCACAAGGTGGCCAGGCAAGGCATCGCTGTCAGCATATAACGCAATTTTGGTAGTCCTGCCCCGGTTTCAGCAGGTGCCAATGGCTGCGGGGGCCATCCCGTGGCCCCACAGCTAGCCCAGCTCCCAGTCCCCACCAGCTTCTTTGCGCTGGTGTCAAAATGACGTTTTAATGTCCACCTCAGGGGGGAGAAGCTAATTTTAGCCTTTCCTGAGGCCCATCCCTCGCTGCTCAGGGGGAGAGGCTGCAGCCGCTCAGCTCCCGGCACAGATTTGCAACCCGGTGCCACCTGCTCGTGCCCAGCCAGGCCAGCACTGCCATCATGGCAGCACCGTGgccgctgccccccagcccctctctccaCGAGCTGCCTCTCCTGGCCCTGCAGAAGGGCCCGGGGATGGACCCCCCCCTCGCTGGCAAGGTGCGAACCAAGGGACAGCCTGGGGACAGAGGACACGGTATGGGGGAGAAAGCAACCGGAGAAGCGATGCAGAGCCCAAGATGCTGCAGGCCATCACTGCTGGTCCCAGGGCACCCATGGGAGACCCGGACACCGGCGACCTCATCCTCTCCCTGTAATCAGCCTCGCTAATTGGGTTCGTCGGCACCGTGATCCCACCTTCTGCGGCGCACGgcagcccccccagaccccagAGCCATACTGTCCCCGTGGCACAGCCGGCAGCCACCACGTGCCGTCCCTGGCTCCTCAGCCATTCAACTAGTGACCCGCGGCCTCCCCCAGCTTTCGGCGGGGACACAATTACTCTCCCGTCTTCCCATCAGCTCCATAGATCTCATTAAAACGAGATTTCATCTCCCATCAACTTGCCAGAATGAAATGTTGATTCATATTTGTTATGCATTTGATCATCCCGTGGTGTTTCAGCCCAGAGAAACATCCCCACGCTGACAGTGCACGGCGGGCGCTTACCAACCCAGCACCGCAGCAGCTGCATGGGAAATACAGAATcaatcacttgaaaaaaaatcatttaattttcaaaaaactgATGATGAGGCAGAAACCGACTGCGAGAGCTCTCAGGGCTAATTGCTCCCTCCTTTGTATTACAAAGAGTAATCTAACGAAACCCCTGCAGCAGGAAGGTGGTGGGCTCAGGCGGGTGCTGGGTTTGCCAGAGCCCCGCCATGGCTGGGTTTGCCGCCAGCACCACTGTTTGCCCCCAACTCCCAGCTACTGACCCTGGTTTTCAAGTATCAGAACAAAAGAAGTGTGAGGAGAAAAGCCCAGCCCTGGTTATAACCAAATCCACTAATCATTGTCCTCAGATGGAAAAGGACAAGGGACTCCCGGGTCTAAGAGTGAGCGATACGGAGTGCGATTTTCCTAGAAGGTAATTTGGGATATCATCCCTTAATCCTTTATTTAAACAAGGAGAAAATTGCTTCCCTGTTGCAGCCATTTTAATCCCTTACACATCCCGCCAAGTCAGGTCATCAGGGAGAGCTGCACGTGGGCCTGGCTGGCATGGCACCACGCTGACGAAAGCCCCCGTGTCCCACCGTCCTCACACCCCAACGTGCCCTGGGTCCCCTGGGTGGACAGGAGCAGCCGGGGCCACTCATGCTCAGGGAAAAGCTCAGTCCGGCCCTAAAAAGCCCCTTGTCCTGTGCACCGGGGCCAGGCGGGGACCCCCAGCAAGTGACTGACcccagtgctgggtcctgcagcGGGACAAGCCGGGTGCTCCCAGGGCTGAGAGGTCTCCTGAGCAGGCAGAGCAAAGGCCTGGGGAGCAGAAGGGCCGGTGGGGGGAAACCTGcgggtcccagctctgccacccctCATGAGCTCACCCAGGGAGCTGCTGAGGGTGTCCGTGCCCCGCGGGCCTGCCACCGTACTGGCATCAGGACCAAGGGGTGGCACTGGGTCCCCAAGCCAGCAGAGGATGGGGGGACACGGGCTGATGGGGGGCTTTCTGGGAGGCCCTGCGGGTGGAGAGGGCACCCCGGGTCTGGCCCCGGTGACCCCCAGGCAGCCAAACCAGGTGTGACCTGGGCTAAAGCAGACAGGGGGGCACAacgggcacaggcagggctgtccccagTGCAACGGGACCCACAGAGACACaccagccagctgccagcccacGGAGGTGGCAgggacccctggcatgctgccggGTGGGAGACATGCGTGGCATGCACAGCATCCTTTCCTTTGGTGTTTCTTTGGTGAAAAAGCTGGTGACTTTTTGCGAGCAGAGTGGATAACAATTCCCAAGCTACAAAACCATCCAAGCAGCAGCCCCCAAACGCAGCGGTGGCATGGGCTCACCTGGGGGACGGGCCCGCGCCGCTGCTGCTTACACGAGCACATGGTCATGCAACCGGCACCGTCTCCGGAGAGCATCCGTGGCGGAGTATTTGCATGTGCATCATGAACACGCTGATGACAACTAACTTCAGCAGCTTCTCGCAGCAGCTTTAATTTGGGATAATCTCAGGGTTCGTGCTCAGAGCTGCCTttgcagctgggaagcagctgtatttttgtgATTTGGGGTCTTTGTCACAGCTGGGGCTCGGGGCTGCGCAGCAATGGATTTGGTAGGGGTGAGGCAATCgcaaggcagggaggaggcaggtaaatcagggaaggggaagatgtTTGGCAAGGGGCGTGGTACCCTGGCCAGGGAAAAGCCTTCCCTTCACACGTAGCATTTATTTAAGACTTCTTTAACTGCCACATCCACCTGCACTGGATCCAACCTCGCTAATGGGTTTAACAAACTGCATTTAACTCATCACCCAAGCTAATCCCAAACCCTGAGATTAGAAAGAGCCTCAGCTGCAGCTTGAGACCAACATGTCCTGGAGGGTCAGTGCTGAGAGTTACCGCTTTAATTGGCTTAAGAGCCTCCACGGTGCAGCAGATCAGGAGAGCGTGGCTGACACCACCGGCAGCAAAGCCCCTGATGGCAGCCCGGCCCCAGCTCAGGCCAGGATCAGGTAATtgcctgcagggtgctggggccaAGGCCGGCTGCAGGCAGGCTCAGCAGCCAGTGGGCTGAAGAGCTCCCATCCTCTCCctcaccagctcctccagcacaCTAAGGCAGGGCTTGCACCCATCCTGCAGCCAGCGTACCCTGAGAGCTGCCACGGGGGTGGGTGGGATCGGGGAGGGGCAGGCGGTGGCTGTGTTGGTGAGGAAAGGGCAGGAGCCCCTCTAGCACGGTGCACGCTGTACTGTGAAACAAAGTTAGACATCCCAGGAGCAtcccaggaaaagcagcagatgaacGAATGCATGCAGACAACAACAGGGAGTGGAGGAGCCTCTGTACTACAGTAGCTCAGGAGGGGAAACAGCACCGAAACCTGAGCCTGAGCACTGCCTGCTCGGTGCATTGTTCCGGGAATTTGCCATTGTCTCCACTCCCCTCCCAGCACCAGCCTTCCCCGGGAAGCAGCTCGGTGCCAGAGCCACGGCTCTTCCCCAGCGCCCAGAGGATGGAGCTCAGCGGAGCCGGGAGGGAGCAGGGtcggaggaaggggaggaaggtgCTAATAAACCATCAGCTTGGGCTTCTGGAGGGTCTGCAGAGACACAGGCAAAGGGCCtcgagcctgctccagtgtgccAAGCTGTTGCTCaccctgcctgcacagcctggCCAGGCCCAGAAAAAGCTGGGGACAAACGGCACCTCCTCACCCGTGACCCCGCAGACTACAGCGAGCTCCGAGCAGGAGCATGGGGAGGCACATGGGGGGGAGGATCCGAGCCCAAGGTGTTCAGGACCCAGCAGAAGCACTTCACACCCCCTGGCACCTGGCTGCCATGGCCAGGCAGGCTTCCCAACAGGTCCAGCACCACCCGGCCGTGGGGACAGCAGTCCTGTGCcacccagctgggctgtgggctCATCATGCCAACTCCTGCCCACACCCACAGCTCCTGCCTACACccacagctgggctctgctgggggcTCTCCCCCACCATCCATCCTGCTGTGGCTGCAGAGGGATTgatccccgtgccccccccacccGCCTGGGCCCCTGCTGCACCTCGCCATCCCCACCCAATACCCCCCATACCCTGCCATCCCCACCTCTGTCCTCCATGCTGCACCCTGTTATCCCCCCATGtccctgctgcaccctgccactccctccagccccagcctggctccaTGACCCCCGTGCCTCCAgacctgccccagctgcagcagcggGATGAGGTCCTGCAACAGCCCCATCCCGGCCCCCTGGTCCCCCTGTACCCCCATACCACCGGTCTCCCTGTACCTCTGGACCcgccccagctgcaggaggggGATGAGGCCCTGCAGCAACCCCATCCTGGCCCCCTGACCCCCCCTGACACCCCCATACCCCCACAACCCCTGTACCTCCGgacctgccccagctgcaggaggtggatGAGGCCCCGCAGCAGCCCACTGAGCCCCATCCTGGCTCCTCATCTTCCCCATCCCTATCCTGTCTCTGTGTCCCTCGTGGCCCCCCTGTACCTCCAGACCCGCCCCAGCTGCAGGAAGTGGATGAGGCCCTGCAGCATCCTCATCCCGACCCCCTGACCCACCCCGTACCCCCACAACCCCTGTACCTCCAGACCcgccccagctgcaggaggtggatGAGGCCCTGCAGCATCCTCATCCCGACCTCCTGACCCCCCCATACCCCCACAACCCCTGTACGTCCGGACCcgccccagctgcaggaggtggatGAGGCCCCACAGCAGCCCCATCCCAaccccctggacccccccccgGACCGCCCCCGTACCTCCAgacctgccccagctgcaggaggtggatgaggccccacggcagccccaTCCCAaccccctggcccccccccccggacccccccgtACCTCCAgacctgccccagctgcaggaggtggatGAGGCCCTGCAGCAGCCAGACGCAGAGGCGGCAGCAGCCGCGGGGGCCGCGGGCGCTGTCCTTGGTGCTGCCGGCGCTGTCCTTGGTGCTGGCGGCGAAGTCGTAGACGAACCACCTGAAGCTGAGCAGCTGCACCACCAGCGAGGGCAGCAGCACGAAGAGCAGCGTCAGCCCGAACCACCACCGCTGCCCCCGCACGTAGTAGTGGGCCGCCAGCCACAGGTCCGAGGCACCGTCCGCGAAGCAGACCAGGAGGGCGCAGAGCACCCAGCAGCCGTCCCGCAACCGGTATCGTCGCGCCGGGGGGGCCGCTCCTCCTCCCGTTCCTCTCCCCCCGCCGCCTTCCTCCGGGCTCTCCAGCCTCACGGCCgggccaccgccaccgccgccgccgccgccgccgccgccgccgccgccgccgccgccgtccgaCTTCGCGGCCATGTTGtcgggggagaggaggagaaaggagggagcGGGAGAGACTTCCGGAGGGAGGACGGCGCCGACGAGCCCgccccggcagcgcccgcccccgccggcctcgccccgcgcccgcccggccgccaccggccgcccggcccggtccggccccGCCGagacccgccccccccccctcccccggccggccccgggaGACCCCGCCCCGtgtcgtcccccccgccccgccgctccccctccGGAAagggcagccgcccccccccggggtcccGGGGGAGCGCACGGTACCGGTGGGcgcctccccgcgccgccccccgtCCCCACCCCCAGCGTCCCCGCCGGGAAGGGCAACCGGCCCCTCCCCCGGTCGGCCCCGACCCCCCCCACGGGGCTCACCGCCGACAAGGACGGCCTGGTCCCCGCCGAGCCCTCGCCCGGGGCCAGCGGGTGTCTCCCCGCCCCGGTCCCGGTAGACCCCCCCCGGGGCATCGGCCGTGCTGTCcgaccacccccccacccagctcCTCAAGGACCGGAGCTCCCTGAGCAGCTGCTGGGCGGCCtcgggctcccccagccccgagTCTCAGCCCTCAGCCCGGGCAAGACCCTGCTCACGGGTCCAGCCCTGGAGCGGGCCAGGGCGGTGTGAGCCCCCCCACAGGCCTGGGAGGATGGAGATGCTGTGGCTGCCtctgccaccccctccccggggctgggacAGGCCCAAAGGCCACCAGGCTCCTGCCAGAGGGAGTTCCGGCAGGGTCCTGCTGGGCTGGACCTGAGCCCCGTTTTAGAGGGAGAGTCCCAGTCTTGGGGAAGTCCCCGAGGAACCACACAAGCTGGTGAAGTGCCAAGGTCTCCGGGCAGACCTGGGGCACTGGGGTTTGGATGCACGTGTGCCCAGATGCTGCCCTGCTCCTCGGTTCTGCCCCACCATCTCTCCTCCGTTCGTTGCCCATCAGAGTTCAGATGCAGCGCGTCTGGCAGAGCCAGGCCACCCTGGCCTGGCCAGCAGTGCGAGGGGCTGGTACCCCCCATGTATGAGGAGCAGCACTGTGCTGGCATCCCCGGCGCTGCTGGGAGGGAAAGGgctttttgttcctttgcagCGTGTCTCCAGGGAGGGTGATCacatgcaggcagctgcccccGGCCTAGAGGGACGGACTCCGGCTCGCTGCATTTCAGCCCCCAAGGCTCAGCCCCGTGTATTCGCCTGCGGAGGAGCCACGCGTGTGGCTGGAGCCTGGCCCACGGTGAGCACGCCGCAGCATGCAGCGAGGGGGAGAATGTTTTATCCCAGGAAACGTGGCCAACTTCCAAACTCcgccttgcagagcagcaagggGGATCAGCTCAAACTGGGGGTCAGTCTGGGTTCCTGGTGCACAAAACCGAGGAAGCAAgttgcgggggggcggggggggtgttaGTCAGCACAAGGGAGCAGAGTCAGGCCCTCGGCGAGGCTCTCCCAGTGCTGCATGTATTAGCATGGGTAATGCGACTTAAATACCTAACCTTGAGATGCTCCTGACAGATCCCCTCGACAAATGCCTGCCTGGGGGAGGGGACGCTCACAGCATCCCAGAGCCCAAAGAAAGGAGCCTTTCATCCACCAACGGTCAGGGCCAGGGCCCCTTTGGGTGACAGGCTCTGTTGGCCAGAGCCCCCCCCCAACacctggccagccccagccctgttTGGGCTCCGTCCCTGGGGAGTCTCTGCCCTGGCTGGGCAACGGAGCAGAGCCGGTGCCACCACAATGGCGGGCACAGCACCAGGGAGAGGGGACCTGGAAACCAGGAGAGATGGACCCACCTGCCTTCACAGACCCCGAAACGCACCCTCCGAAAGCGGAGTTAAACATCCACAGCCTGAGAACACGGAGACTGTGGTTTAAAGTCTGATTTATCTTAACAGCAGGCCCCAGCAGCCACAGGgaaaagtgagagagaaaaaaacctataaaCATCCCTGAAGCCTTCCCGTGCAGCtgtcagcaggcagggagggcttCTAGCTGCATACATAAAAGtgctgcaaggaagaaaaaggaacatgCTGAACCCAAACCCTGCTCTTTCCACAACAAAatacacagcaaagcaaagcagccctTGGCAGTGGGCGGGCGGCCGGTCCCTCTGACTGCCTGGTTCCCAGGGGGGCACATAAACGTGCAGCTGGTTCAAACGGACCTCTGGtccccggggctgagcccagctTCCAAGCAAAAGGCACTGCCCCTGGCGCCAGCTCCAGGAGAAGAAATCCGTGATGATTTGTGGCTGGCTCAGAGCTTGGCTGCGGAGAGGCCCACAGAGCACAGCACCAGCCACCGCTCGCTGCCCTGCAAATGTTTTCCTGGTGCCTGTGGCTTTGTgatccctcctgctgcagcagactCAGCTGCAGCTTCCCCCACACTTCTGCCGAGCTGGGCCCCCGCTTCCTGGGGAGAGTAGCCCCTGCCCCTCCATGCAGCCCAACATCCCCAGCAAAACCCTGCCTTCATTGCACTGCCATTGGCAAGCCCAGACGGTCACTGTGCTTTCCTTCACTGCTGTCAGGACATGAGCAGCCTGTCCctatcccatccccatccccatccccacctccatccccatccccgtccccatccccatccctcccgcACCGACTTTGGAAGCACTCCCTCCTCCTCGCCTTGCTGGGCAGCGCGAGAGCTGCTGGTGGAGGTGGCAGGAGAAGGTTTCCAGCCCGCTGAAGGGGATGCTCACCACCCAGCCAGGCCATGCTTCCCGAGCATGACCTCCAGCTCTGAGCTCTGCAGCCAAACTCTGGTCTCAAGAGGCTGTGTCTGTGCAGCAGGACAGACGGATGGGGCTTTCACTGCCCACCGAGCTTTTTGTCACTGGTCTGAAAAATGTGTCCCTGTGGGAGGTAAATGGAGCTCCAGCTCTAGTTAGGGTCCCAGAACACATCACAAGAATCAGACACTCTTCTGATCCCATCAAAGCAACAAGGATCAAATGCTGCCTTCGTGCCTGGCAGAAAGGTGAAGCCAACCACTGCACGGTGGATACTGCAATGTgaggctgcaggagaaaagcagACCCACATCCTGCATCCTGCGTCTCACGTCCTGTCCCATGTCCTGCATCCCACTCTGCAGCCGACCCCAGTGCCCCTGTCCCGCTTGGACTCCATGGGAGCCAACCCTGAGGCTGTGGATGGGAAGCAGGTGGCCCCCGATCCAGTCTGTAG
This region of Harpia harpyja isolate bHarHar1 chromosome 1, bHarHar1 primary haplotype, whole genome shotgun sequence genomic DNA includes:
- the XKR7 gene encoding XK-related protein 7, which produces MAAKSDGGGGGGGGGGGGGGGGGGPAVRLESPEEGGGGRGTGGGAAPPARRYRLRDGCWVLCALLVCFADGASDLWLAAHYYVRGQRWWFGLTLLFVLLPSLVVQLLSFRWFVYDFAASTKDSAGSTKDSARGPRGCCRLCVWLLQGLIHLLQLGQVWRYLRTLYLGLQSRWQVEHRRRHFYWRMMFESADISMLRLLETFLKSAPQLVLQLSIMVQQNTIEPLQGLSASASLVSLAWMIASYQKVLRDSREDKMPMSYKGAVVQILWHLFTIAARAIAFALFASVFQLYFGIFIVTHWCIMTFWIIQGETDFCMSKWEEIIYNMVVGIIYIFCWFNVKEGRSRYRMCIYYVITLSENAALTILWFLYYDRKTTSDFDALILVCVVSSSFALGIFFMFIYYCLLHPNGPMFSPRVGGCIFRQRPAPAPGSPADAVTSPPRSLPRTTAGERDGAPGERDSCVPVFQVRPSAPPAPAARAPRTERPVIRIDLPRKKYPAWDAHFIDRRLRKTILALEYASPTTPRLQYRTPGVPQEVLEYETTV